Within the Maniola hyperantus chromosome 7, iAphHyp1.2, whole genome shotgun sequence genome, the region CCTAAACATTATAATCAGACGGTATCCTTATGAAACTTTATCTCAAAAATAAACTATGCGCGTACaaattacataacaaaaaaatatttaaattagaataGATTACATCAGGCGCCGGccctttctatttctattagtAGCAGGGCCTGCCCTATTTTAGGGATTGCAACATAGGGGTACACACATGCACAATGACGTAGTTATATGTGTGGTATTTTTATATGTGCGCGTAGATAATATTAGAACGATGGGCTAGTGCGTTTTTTATTGACTTTGCTGATCGAATctattattgttaataatagATTTTTGCAGGTTTCACTTTCATCATCCATACTTCAATTTAttcattcatactaatattataaattcgaagtTTGACTGTTTGTCTGTCCACCTGTATGCTAAgttttcaatgaaatttggtactgggatgcttgcatcccggggaaggacatagcctacttttgattccggaaaattaaagatatcccacgggatttcaaaaaacctaaatccacccgtacgaagtcgcggacatcatttagtttataatagttttaatttgtCTTTTAAGGAAAATAGTCATAACTGCAATTTTTTAAGGCAAAATGAACGGTTTTTGGGTAAAAAGTTAAAAACGCCGTCAAACGACCTAGCGTTCTGGTATGATGCCGCGCAGGTAGACGTCTTGGTGAAGGCATTCTGCCATGCCCCTAGAGTCTTACTCTAGTGCCATATTCCTTCCAGATAGGTACACTTCTTTCGTAGATTACCTCGTCAATTACATTATAGATGAGATCGCAGACAAGTGTATCTTCTTCTGTACTGGGCTTCTTTTCACGTACTTAGACGGAGCCGTCCACTGTAAAGGAGACAGCTGGTCCGTCAGACTCCAGCCagccaagctcactccagaagtcAAACAGGCCCCCAGGTCGGTGAGAGCTACGTCTATTTCatcaataaaaaatgaaaagatGTATCGAGACTGCAATTCACCAGGTTTCATGGGTAATTACAATTTCAATATcatatcataattcataatacgcaggtacttacttatttgttaGAGAAGCAGGACTCACTATTCTAAGAGGGCCCAGTTTATTTAATGCCTAGCCGGTGTACCTAGTAAAGAAGAGCGCGGCATCGCGCAAACGCCAGCGCCGCCGCCGCGGCTGACGTGTGTATACTAATAAACACAcgtatatattaaaaataaattataataaattataataaaaataaatttaaaaataacacgttaataataaatagtaacaCGTAAATTATAACGTAATAAGTATAAAAGTACGAagcatttaattataatttctcACGAGCTCGTTACTCATACTTAAATTACTCGTatcgcattttttttaaagaatattagccatgttaaatgactaatatttccctttcctctccaactaagcgtcaggcttgtgataggagtaggtacgacaatagttcaacgggcggggtttgaaccgacgacctttcggttttcagtccacttctttatcggttgagctattgaggctctattagcATTAGCAGCTATAAAAACAATTTTCCACTCGAAGCGGGGATAGCATTTTCTATTCCTTCAGATTTAGGACCTAATTTTTATCttctcgtaaaaaaattaattttcctcGGATAAAACGACCTCTACCCATTATTCTAACATAAAGCTTAGTATCTAGCTATATTATTTACTCTTTTCTTCGGAAATTAAGCAGTTTTTTGAATTGTGTTTCAATTCTTTAAGAATTTTCTTTCATTTCACATGTTTGTACCACAGTTGCAACGACTTCTACAAACtggtaaaaaacaaaacatcgaAAGACATTTAAAAAGATATATTCAAGTAAGTGTAGGATTCGATGTTATATCTATCAATTTTAATAACTATTATGCACACAgttttgaaattaataatttaaactaaacatAGCTGTTACTTATGTAATTAACATGAATGCTATACATTATGTCACGTTTGCATTAATCAGTTAAGTATAactaactaataagtaataacattaTACTTTTATTGTTATAggaagtgatatattttaatagcttaaagcgcacataatataatttatcatataggtccgaaaagttagaggcatgtaggtacttaggatCAAGCTTCGGACCCCCGATTAggaattttagggttccgtacccgaaggggtaccaacggggccctattactataagcctccgctgtccgtctgtctgtcagcggactgtatctcgtgaaccgtaataggtagagagttgtaatatgtatgtatttctattgccgctatatcagcaaataataaaaatattcagaatggctgccatgaaaattaaaaaaataataagtgttatttcttatacgatggtatggaaagcttcgtgtgcgagtccgattcgctcTTATCCGATTTTTTTGAGAACcgttaaaaaatattactaagtaggtataactgttttttttttaaatcggaaagtaggtacctactgttagtTACTatcattacaaattacaatctagcctatagagaggctaataagtaatattatattaacctaaacttatacctacacgtacttatacctaagaatcggtccatTGACTTATCTTAGTCTATAGTTAACATactttattggaagacactttgttcttgtgttctttataGGTATTGCACTAGCaatatgctttcactttgttctaTCTAAGTATAACTGTGATAAACCGAAAAATAAACCACCTTCAAGGACTACTCTAACTGCGTAGCTTAATAAAGTGAACTAGCAGCTTCTATGAAAATGAAAGATCGAAATCAAAGCCTGAACAGAAATAATTATAAAGACTCGCGCACATTGCAGGGGCGACGAGCCACAGAAATGCAAAGTTGCGCCAAAGCACACTGCGTTGCGGCCCACCCATAATGAGTTTTGGGGCGAAATGTACGAACGTGATTCCACAACGATTTTTACAAATTCCAATGCAATGCGTTGCGGTGCAGCCCTTATGTGGGCGAAGCCttagtctatactaataaaaaaaattatatatctgtctataatttcgaaataactcatattatggttatttgaataAGTGTAAACACAGTGTGTCGGAATGTGTGAACCTATTTTGaggggactttcacagacaagtagaggattaacctattaattaattaaaattataaaccaaggagtaacataggctacttttttacggACTTTCAAAAAAGATATTTCCGAAAgttttgcgtaattttttttgcgaaattatcccataaaaaatttgaaacatAGTTAATTCGATTAATTttctgatggatggatggatggatagaTGGATGGaagttacataaaaatattactaaCGCCACCTAGTAGTGAGTAGTATTAAACAATGCGATGAATTGAGTCATCTTACGGTGGCTGGCTTTATCTTTTCGTTGAAGAGTCGTCAAGACTCAAGaactgaaaattattattttatgtttctcTGCTTTATAGATGcccattatatttttatctgtACTATGTTTCcagaaaattataaaagatGGCATTACTACACATGCAATAATGATAATCTGATGATAATGAATACAACATTGTACAAATGGATGAAAATTtagtgtatacctacctaatatatacctataagAGATGGCATTACTACACATTTAtgcaataattataatgaatacaacattgtaaaaatggataaaatttaataaagaaatataaaagttataaaataaaataataaaaaatatgtttccgcccgggatcgaaccgggGGCCTTCTGCGTGTTAGGCAGATGTGATAACCGCTACACCACGGAAACTGCTGTAGAGTGTGTTGATATTTCGTTACATTACCTTTTCTACAGCAGAAATTTAcataacttttaataaaaagaaataaaaagataataaagtcaaaataaaagtttatttttataatacaattattaaaataactacTATTTACATGTACTAAGTATAATACTGATTCAACTGGTTCAGTCACTAGTTGGCTGTGGCCTGTGTGCATCCAAATAAAAACCTTGCGTGTTGGACATCACATTGAATTCAACTAAACAAGGAAACGTAAATAGGTATCCGATCTATTTTTCTTCATAAAATACTTTACTTATGTAACattctataatataatcaataagTAGTTATgaaaacaaataggtaggtaggtaagtacctatttcgcCGTAGTTTTCATAAATGCCTCAGGTATACATACTTACTATCGTAAACCTCCTAATGATTTTAAATGACAGGTTCTCTTGGGATCCACCATAGAATTAATTTTATCAGTTATCTTTACCTTTAATAGAATACCAAACACAATAGAGCCCAAACACAATAGCTACTTCTTATTATCGATACaacaaagtaatttaaaatttctTCCGAACATCTCCCCATCCTCGAGGGTCTGTGGTAGAGGCTGGTTGAGGGTCTCGGGTAGGAAGAGTGACGTCACCCCTGCCATCACGCTCAGTACCCCCATGATGATGAGAGGAAGATATCTGGAGTATGTAGCCtggaaagaagaaaagaaaacatCTGGGAAATAAGAAAATAGGTTGTAAAAACAGTACACGGCTGAAAATACTGTACATAGACCTTTATAATGAGctttcggctttgtagtgcgttgtctttgtcacacatacctatatatgacgtttcctcggtcttaacgacagagacatgctctacaaaaccgctaaaagtaagtacattattttctgccgataaatttctaaatatttttttataattttttatgattgtgtttttacctaaacttcaaggaaatttctaaataatttttaaatacattatcAAAAATTTCGGAACCGGCAgtattcgaacctgcgtctcctgggaGCGCGCCCTTGAAATTATCTAATTTACGTTTTTTTCTTCTTGCTTCTTTCTTCGCCGACTTGTTCGGCTTGGGATAACTATTGGGATTTTGATCAGAACTAGAGCAGTCTCAACGGTTAATtctaaattttgttttatggaCAAGAACATAAAGAGCAGACAAGGTCTAGCTGAAGACAAAATAACATTTTGGTTTAGTACTTCAGCTAGATAAGTTCAAGGTCACTGTTTAGTGCGGTGGTGAACAAAGACAAGAGGATTGCACTAGAACaagatttatttaaattgaGCTGCAGGCAGATATGAGAGCATAATAGCTCTgtataaaaaaactggccatcattacccatattatcattacccatatttataaatgcgaaagtttgtttgtttgttggtttattggtttgtccttcaatcacgtcgcaacggagcaaccgatcgacatgattttgtgcatcactacccatattataaatgcgaatgtgtttgttcgttggtttattggatattggtttgtccttcaatcacgctgcaaagAAGCAAccgatcgacatgattttttgcatgttaaagacctggagagtgacataggctacattttatcccggaacatcaaagagttatttttaaaaacctaaatccaggcggaacaagttgcgggcatcagctagttcaactATAATTATGGGTTCTACTTGTAGGACAAAGGAGAAGAAGTACTTAAACTCACCAGTGCCACGATGTATGGAACTGTCAGCAACCCGATACCAGCTACGACCGAAGAAGCACCCATAGCTTGCGCCCTCACGACCGTAGGGAGCAATTCGCCAATTTGTACGTAGAATACTGCAAATGACGCCGCAGCACATAGTCTTGCCAGCATAGCTAACGAAACTATTACCCATGGCCACGCTGCAATGAAAAATATATCGTTCAAAGCATTGTATGGTAAAATTAAGGAAAACTCTGGGAGGAAAGGACTAGCAAGAATAAGTGAACGTTTGAATATACTGTATGGTGATAAGGGAATTTCGCAAAAACCAGGGTAAGCAAATGattaaaatttaagtaaaacTTGATGAAAATTATCATCAAATAATATGTATCAGGGTCACTTAATAATAGATTTTAATGAGTGACATATAGAAATTACCTTCAGGAACTAATGCACAGCTCAAGCATGCTAATCCTCCAAGGTTGATAAAAACGCACAGCACCCAACGTCGGCCGTATCGTTCCATGCACTGCCATGCTATGAAGTACGATGGTATTTCCACTGCACCACCTAAAATTTAATTATGGTGATGAAAAGGGGTAAAATTATCtaatcaaaaaaattattattatgtgctTAAAGGTCTCTAAACTCACCAATGAAAAAAGCTAAATAATCGTCCACGCCTAAATTTGACGTGTTGTAACTTAAACTATTATATACTACTCCTAGTGCAGTCCAATTaaaagtaagtattaaaaacttCTTCCTTATATTTGGATACCTAAATACATCTAATGGAGATGCTCCGCAATCTCCGTCGGAGTTCTGATCATCCATTTTCTTCTTTTCATGAATATCTTCGTTTTCTTTAAACAGAATTCTATTAACTAATTGTATAGATTTTCTTCCTAAACTATTTGGTATAGAATATTCCGTCTGTGAGGTTCTTTGTTGTAATTCGGTGTCACGAATTGGATCCTTCTGATTCAATTTCATTATTTCATCTTTAAGACATTCAGCATCTCTTGGGGATCTAGATTTCTGAATTAAATCACCTACTTCTGAAATTCTTGGTTCTAAATTTTCCTTATTCTCAATATCACTTTCATTATTTTTTCTGTATTCAGGTTTAAAGGTAAGCATATTGTTGATTCTTCTATCCTGATGGTCTTCTTTCTCTTGAAAAGGTACCTGCCCATTAGCAATAGGCATTATGGAAAGCTCTGCTTCCGTTTCTTCATCTTTTATCTTTTTCTGCAATGTACATATGatataaaaattgtaaataccgATACCGTGTGAAAAGAATGAAAAAATGTGTAGAAACATATTTTCAGATTGAAAAtaagattaagtacctacttacatgcaATTCTATAAGAAATCCGTGAGGTAAGATTATGCCGTTTTTCTTGGCTAGATTTCTAAGAACTTTTTCAGCGTCCGCAATACGTCCTCTTCCAACCAACCATCGTGGAGATTCAGGAATTAGCCAATAACAACTGAAAATAACGCACTCttgtataaattaaaacatCTATGTGTTGTTATGGTAATACACGCTTTAGGAGCTAGAAGCCTTTACATACccatacaataatataaaaggaagacTGGTAGCCAGAGATAAGTAGAACCAGTCACGTAGCAAAAAAGCCAGAAGTGCTAGCAAGCACATTCCACTTGCAAATAGCATACCCACAACGATTCCTGcaattagatattttatttatatagcatttttattattctaaggtttttttagcgtttaaactaccgtgagtgatttccattataaataatatctatccccgcagtcacagccgcggcgcgtgcgcgaactaactttcttgaaaaaggaccccggatgggttcgaaactagtcgggctaacgtcgcctagacacgtgagtacagccgggatagatattatttataattcttAGGTTTTATTGATATTAATGTTTTCGAGTAGATACAAACTTGTACCTGTATGAGTTCTTGTGGCTGGAGGCATTAATTCTAATGCCAGAATGAAAGGCTGCTGATAAAGCGCGGGGAAAAATAGCCCTCCCAAAATCCTCAAAACGATGTAACCCCAATAATTGCCAGGAAATGATGCAAGTATACATAATGGCACTTCGAAAAAGATCATAAGCAAGATTGTAGGTCGCCGACCGTATCTGAAAGAAAAATGGTTAtttcaaatcaaaaataaatactgACCATATTGCATTGCTAAAGATTCCGAAGATTTCCGAGTCAGtgggacaaaaaataatttactagaatataatagaaaatagaaatcaACTAACCTGTCTGATATCCATCCAAAGAATAGATTACCAACGAGGGAACCCATCCAGAAGAGGGTGTTACTAGTTCTGGGCAACCATTCGTTGTTGCATACCAACAAAAACTGAAAGATTGcataagttattatttttaaacaatttctcTTGAATGAAATCAACTTTAATCATcaagaaactttaaaaaaataaaaaattacgagaTCCAAAAACCCAAtcagtcaaataaaaaatttagtttGAACAATTAATTTTTCCCTACAACTTTTTGAAGTATTCAAAAGAAAACTATGGAGATCCATAAACTGCCAACTAAGTACTTTGACCAAAAACTAAGTTCATCCAAAGGGGGTAATCCCGCTAGCATCAGGAGCGCAATGGCTTGCAGCGATGAAATAGTTTATTACAACTacagtttattttgttaattctATCATTTTAGTTAAGGCAAAAATGGTTGTAGTTTTAGTTAAGTTAtcttatcctaatcctaatcctaataatattataaatgtggatgtttggatgtttgttactcaatcacgcaaaaacggctgaacggatttggatgaaatttggaaaggagatagactataccctggattaacacataggctacttttatcccggaaaatcaaagagttcccgcgggattttgaaaaatgtaaatccacgcggacgaatttgcAGGCATCAgccattttatttataaaaataattatttgtctCACCTCTGTAACCAAAGTTTTCCTGTAATGTGCTGTGTCAAATCTCCATGAATTCGTACACGCGATAGGTTCTTTCTGTACTGCCACAATTGCATCTTGTACTCGCTGTATCTGCAATAGGTTGTTTATTTACGTTAAAGCGTGTCtataccatacagatttgtctgttttgatAGATTATAATATGGAATTAAGATTGTTCTTCCTTgtgtatcatggacttccgcgaAGTATCATCTGCTTCTACCCAACCCAATTTTCTTGGAGCAAGCATCGAACAGACAGTAAATTTTCTTGGATGGTCAAGTGATATGCCTAGATCGACAAATTAAgcacaaattaataaaatgcatctactaaataataaaacaatttattcgCCTACGAAACCCATATTACTTACATACCTTTTCGTATCTTGAATTTGGATCACTGGATAAAATAATgtccttaatttttaaaaataacagcATGCCGTCCGCTTCTTGCgtaaaatttctgaaaataaaGAGAAAACAACATTGAATCtttagaatcatcatcatcatagttactacaatttttttttttgtaaaaagaatagtagccatgttaagtgactaatattcccctttcctctccaactaagcgtcaagcttgtgctaggagtaggtacgacaatagtgcaacgggcggggtttgaaccgtcgacctttcggttttcagtccactccttgacccgttgagctattgaggctcaatatgATTATACCATCGATGGATTATACCAATGATTGTAGCAAAGCGtctctaaccactaggctgtcatgAGTGAGTGTCATCGTTTTTGAGTTAGTGGTTAGAGACAACACAAAAAGCGGTAGGTACagttcttctttgtcgtatcactcttggcagagcggtcgtggtcatcacgaggcaacgtctttgagggcagatgttatatgcctcacgagcattcgccatttctccctgctggctgacagcctggtacactcgtgcaaaggaccgcccacagcagacttaatttggtcggtccatcgcatgggtgaccttcctcgccctctggtgccctccaccctgccctgcacgacaagacgctcaatggagtcactctcacgccgggagacgtgcccgaagaattttaatatgcgactctgtactatcgacgaaagtcgttttttaatgccgagttcttggagtatagagatgttggtacgaaattcggtccatgagactcctagcatgcgcctccagcaccacatctccagagcatcaatcttcttcttctcgaccagtcgcaaagtccacgtctccgcagcgtataaaaatatGGAGAAAACAAATGTTTGAAAGAGCCGGATCTTCGTAGCTTTTGTAATGTTCCTGTTCTTCCATATTTTCTTCAGCTTGTCCATCGCAGTTCTTGCTATCGCCATACgtcgttttacttcttctacgCAACCTCCATTGTTCGAAATTGAAGCACCAAGATATATGTAGGATTGGACGACCTCGCAGTTCGCAATCTGAGTGACTTCGGGCGAGTTATTGTTGGCTCGGTTTACAATCATCATCTTAGTTTTACTGCGGTTTATCTTTAATCCGAACTCTAGGCTCACGCGCTTCATTTTGA harbors:
- the LOC117983590 gene encoding organic cation transporter 1-like; its protein translation is MTWTKELDEAAVLATKRGCYHVLLFYLLCGIAAIPTSFLVFSQVFTNATPEHWCAPPTELEGLAFPDEMLRNLTVPQENGVHDTCRSYSLDLQALYVDLEDYFGIKNFTQEADGMLLFLKIKDIILSSDPNSRYEKIQRVQDAIVAVQKEPIACTNSWRFDTAHYRKTLVTEFLLVCNNEWLPRTSNTLFWMGSLVGNLFFGWISDRYGRRPTILLMIFFEVPLCILASFPGNYWGYIVLRILGGLFFPALYQQPFILALELMPPATRTHTGIVVGMLFASGMCLLALLAFLLRDWFYLSLATSLPFILLYGCYWLIPESPRWLVGRGRIADAEKVLRNLAKKNGIILPHGFLIELHKKIKDEETEAELSIMPIANGQVPFQEKEDHQDRRINNMLTFKPEYRKNNESDIENKENLEPRISEVGDLIQKSRSPRDAECLKDEIMKLNQKDPIRDTELQQRTSQTEYSIPNSLGRKSIQLVNRILFKENEDIHEKKKMDDQNSDGDCGASPLDVFRYPNIRKKFLILTFNWTALGVVYNSLSYNTSNLGVDDYLAFFIGGAVEIPSYFIAWQCMERYGRRWVLCVFINLGGLACLSCALVPEAWPWVIVSLAMLARLCAAASFAVFYVQIGELLPTVVRAQAMGASSVVAGIGLLTVPYIVALATYSRYLPLIIMGVLSVMAGVTSLFLPETLNQPLPQTLEDGEMFGRNFKLLCCIDNKK